The sequence below is a genomic window from Setaria italica strain Yugu1 chromosome IV, Setaria_italica_v2.0, whole genome shotgun sequence.
CTCTTCATCTGAGTAGTGAAGCATAACTCATAGCTTTCTCCATCTCTGATATAATCCAGGCAACTCTGAACATCTCTAATATATTGATCCTTGGACTTCTCTACAACAAAACTTTGCTTATTCACATTAGATGATATAGCATATGCCTTCCCATTAATCAGCAATCCTGGAGGCATAGCGCCCAGTCTAAGAAGCTTCTTCTCAGTCTCCACTAACCATGAATTATGTGTTGAATTTCTGCATGTCCCATCTCCATTACTTGAAGAAAATTCATCATGCAATGATAAAATGTACACATCACCGTTACTGTGATCAACCACCACGGTGTTATCAGCAAAGAAGAAGCATGCATCAGGAGTACTTGATTTGGCCTTGTTAGATGATGCACCACACTCAACTTTAAGACCATACCTGGTATCAGATGAAAACTAAAGAGATTCAAAGGGAGCTTAAAGGACTCCAAAAACACATATAGACTCCAGAAACATGGATGATACAAAGGGAGTTAATTAAAGTACAAAACGCCCCAGATGAATCCATGGTCCATGCAAGACAATCAAGGGAATGAGGAGGACAAGATTGAGAAAAATGTTTGTAGCATggtttaaataaaaaaatgtctGTAGCAGGAAACTAGTCCAACTGCAGGCAAAAATTGATATATTCGTATATATATGATATCTAATATGAAACTACAAGTGTATATTTCAAGTAAAAGAAAAGCATCAGTCATGATAACAAATCAGTGTACCCTAGATATCCAACAAAGCCACCATGGAAGTCAAAGGGCAGTCCTTCGTAATCCTTTTCGTTGTATTCAATGGACTGCATTTCCTGCAAATTACGAAACAGTGATAATCAAAACTCAGACAAATGCATGCAACAATGTACCCAAGGTTGGGGCCGGTCATGTGTGCAGAATACAGATACTATGTTAGTCGTGTAATGCGGCATAATGAGTAACCTCAGATCCAACATATATATTGTTTTCTCATGGTTTGCTGCCAATTGAGTACATAAACTAGTAACACACTTAGTTTGTTCCTCTGTGATGCGGGAACTGTGAAAGTTCATATAGCGGTAAAGTGATCTATGCTAAGTTTGTACACCACATTCATTTATTTGTAACAAAACAATTGGACTCCTAtgttgacaaaaaaaaagttgggtTCATTGTACCTTAATAAATATATGCAATTATTTGTGCTTGAGAAAAATTTTCGGAAAACAAAACTTGGATAGTGGCAACTGGCAACCGTAAAATTAATGACAATAATTAGAATAAGCATCAGCAATCTTTCAACATATACCTTGTTAAGGAACTCCAAAAAACCTTCTTTGATAAAGTTGTTGGCAGTAGATCCACAAGCATCTCGGATAATAAGGGTTCCTCCACAATTGGCTCTGGAACAGAATTTGTGAAATAAAAAGGTCTATTCACATGCTGGCATGGATAATGCATTAAAGTATGTTTCTTCTGCTTTGTGAAAGCAACTTCTCACCTTTGACCAGATAGGTGGAATGTCATTTGCTTCCATAGGGATCCACCTTTACCACCCATGAATGAAAAGCGTGCCCTATTCTGCAAGCAGAAGATCACAACAAAGACAAAGGACCAAATAAGTTTCCAACAAATTAAAGATCTATCGCTCAACTAGACATTGACTGCAGCTCATCAGCTTTTTTTTTGTCTTACTGATTTATTTTATTAATTTACCGGCTAGAACGAAACACAACCTAGTTTGTTAAGATTCTTGCTTTCAAAGACTTAATCGTGGCATCAAATCATAGCCCTGTCAAGCTTCATTTCACATCTGATGAAATCTATAGAATAAAACTAAATTGGTGACTGGTTAAGAATAAGCTGACTGCGTACCTGATCAACTGATGAGCTATCCAGCCAAAATGTGTCTTCACCGCTTTGATGGCCAAAAAGAGCGGTAAATATGTCTTCTGATCCAACTGAGGAACAAAGGAACCTATCGATTTTCTTCCATCGCAACCGTAAACACTTTTTCCCAATGGCTCTCTGTGCAAGCATGCAAGCCCCGTTAGGCTCCTGGAGTTCCAGTCTTTCAGTATGCAACAAATCATGGGAGACAGAACCACATTGGCCAGCAGAATTCACCTGCGGAACAACAGAAATGTCTACTAAAATGATGCATAAAGGGGATTTGTATCAAACAACTTCACCACAGATAGTACTTGAGATTTTTCCAGTTTACCAATACTGTGAACCTTTGTTTCCTGAAGCCATGATGAGTGCAATCCAAAATCTCTTGTCATCTTCTTGAAGTTTTGAAAAATCTGTCTTCCATAATGAGTAGCAACGCTCTCTGGATGAAACTGAATAAAAGACAATCATGTGTAAGAACAGTTGGCTAGGACTTGGAGAAATCATTGCACAGGAGAAACTAGAATACCTGCACTCCATAATGAGGCCTGCTAGAGTGTCTGATGGCCATTATAACCCTGGAACCATCTGACTCACTAGCATTGTCATTGCTTATGTTGGATAGTTCCCCACAACTGATACTGTGTTCTAGAGGGATTGCCATAAAGTTGTTGTCCAACGATCCCAGGAAGGGACTAACATCAGTTCGATCACTTTCAAGGTAAGAGAGCAAATTTGGAGAGGCAGTCCATGCTATTGGCATAAGATCATCAGATAGAGAACCTGCTTCTATTACAAGTGAATGATACCTCACTACCTGAAAATAGAACCAGTAACTAAGTACATGATCCTTCACATTGCATACAGCAAGAAAAGTCTGAACTATGAACCTAAATGACATGGCATGGGGTTATTAGCACAGGGGGTACTAACCTTGAATCCGGAGTTTCTACCAGATGGAACGCATTTAAAGAGGTAGCACCCGTCATGCTCAATTTCACTGTGGGAAGTCAAAATCATGTGTCAGAGGTAGGAACAGCTAGAATTGAGCAGAGAACCACCACTCCTTGTAGGTTTATTTTTCATGTAACAGAGTTCAAGGCCTTGCCTGAGTCTCCCATGTATAGCCTCCGGAGCATGAACAATCTTAGCACCATGTATGAATCCCAGGGCCTGCAATGATCAAACACAACAACAGACATTTCAGGTAAAGTTAACACAGCATGATCCTAGCATAATTTCTTTGTCAAGACTGATAAAAATAAGTTCACATGGGGAACACTACAATGGAAAGACGGGTATCACCTGGTGGCCAAGGCAGACACCCAGGATGGGTATGTCTCCACACTCCAAAAGTATCCGCAGACATACaccttaaaaaaaataaaacatgcacCAGATTAGTAAGTTGCACTTGGTAATGAATAAACAGCCTCTTTCGCGCATCCCGGCTTAACTGAAGGTGAAGTAAGCTCACCAATGTCACCGGGGCACGCCGGAGATCCAGGGCCAGGCGAGATGACGATGTTGTCGAAGGCCCTGTCCTTGTACACCCGGTTGAAGACGTCCTTCCACGTCCACTCGTCGTTGCGCACGACCACCGGCGGCACTGCGTTAAGAGGATCATGGTCATAGGCTTCCGTCAGTTCCACCGCCCGCCCGTGAAGGCGCAATGAGCACGCCGACGCAGCAACAGGCGCAGAGACGGAGGGAACTTCCGTTCAACTCACCGCCGTTGACGACCGACAGCTCCTGGAAGATGTTGTAGGTGTAGCTGTCGTAGTTGTCGATCAGCAGCGTCCTCACCGGCGGCTCCGGCGTCTCCGGCGTCTCCTCTCCCTTCGCCCGCAGCGCCACGAGGCGGCGAGGGGGACGGACCCGCCGCGCCAcggcggtagcggcggcggcggcgggggcagacACTTGGGAAGGAAGCGGGGCCCACCTtgccgccggcggggcggggaggcggagggcggccatcgtggcggcgcgcgcggaggatccggaagggaaaagaaaagaaaaaggcgcCTCTTTTTTAGGGGTCGTGGTTCGTCTGGAGTATTGGCAGCGCGCTCCGTTTATATTACTAGAGGGCTTTTCTGCCGACCTATCTCATCGTCTCGACGGgtgtgccgtgccgtgccccagtgccgtcgccgtcgccaccaaCTGCcaacgccggcgaggcggcggccgtaCCGCAACCAAGAGACGATGAgccgatgacgatgacgatgacgacggcCACTGCCCACTACTCCTAAGTCCTAATTCCGCGTAGAAAATGTAGCATGGGTCACTCTGGTAACTGATGATATCGTGCATCGGTGCAGTGCAGATGGGATGAGTAGTAGCGATGTGAAACGATACTACTAGTAGACAGATTTATTTAAATTGCGTATAAAAAAGATTTACTAGTAATACCGGCTCGACAATATTATTTTACAAACTTTGTAACATAAAAAAACTAAGTTAAGGTTAACTTTAACGACATCAAATATACTCCTgttcatttttaaaaaaaagataaaatctAATATTTTGTTAACTGTTACATAACCATAATCGTAGGTCTTCCTGAAAATAATCATAATCGTTAGAAAAGCTTTCAATACGAATCTATAAATTCTATGGCACATAATTCATTTACTTTTATACTAAATGTCGGTCAAAGCATATGATTCTGAACGGTAAAATTACGCGCCCCACTAAAAACCTTCTGCGATGACAGATGTCAGAATAATTTTGGTTCGGTTAAGAACATGTTGAAATACTTGTTGCTCTTTATAGTTCCATGAGATTTACTCAAGTGCACTTGAACGGCTGTGTGCTGTCAACAACATTGAGCGAATGGGGCCATGGGGGATTTGGTGATCCAACCTGCTAATAGCTTGTGCATGCAGCAACTGCAACAGGCCTTGTTTGTTGCCATCTGCTTTCAGCACACCAACCCCCTCCACAAACTGGATTCCTAGTAAAAACCAACAAAACACTtccacttccttgatgaatggTTTGATTCTGTAGTGACATCAGCGTCTATTCTATTGCTGTCACGGCGGCCTGATCAGGAATTTTCCCAGACAACTTTTCATCTCCTTATTACTCTCTTCATAATTCACATGACGAAACCGGCACATGCACAGGTGCAGAATCAGATCATCACATATTTCAGCAGACAGACAGCTCTGAAAAATTTCTGGGGAAATTTTGCCACGGGcactcaggccttgtttagcccttgtttactcccccaactcccaactttgacactatgcaaaaagaagattctccatcacatcaaacttgcagtacatgcatggagtactaaatgtagatgaaattaaaaactaattgcacaattttgttgtactttgcgagacgaatcttttgagcctaattgatcaatgtttggataataattcacaaatacaaacgaaacgctacagtgtgctacagtgccggaacagtaattttgacactcccaattttggcaactaaacaattAGTTTCCCCAAAaccccaactttaacactatgcaaaaagaagatttcccgtcacatcaaacttgtggtacatgcatggagtactaaatgtagacgaaatcaaaaactaattgcacagttttgttgtactttgcgagacgaattttttgagcctaattagtcaatatttggacaataattcacaaatacaaacgaaacgctacattgCTGGCACAGTGATTTTGATTGTCCGGGCAACTAAACAGGCCCTCAAAACGCGTCACCTTAGCGCTCAAGCTCTTTTGCTGAAAGAACCGGACAAAACCGATCCTTGTTAGACACTGCAACTTTGTGTATATTTGCTGAACAATGAATCGTGTCTAGCAACAAATATACACGAGATTATAGTGTTCATCAGCAAAGATCACTTTTTCGATGCCTTTTGAGTGTCATGTGGCAAAATTTCCAAGAACAGGAAACAGCAGGAATTGCAGAAGCGCACCAACAACACGGTTCCATTAGCTGGTAGGGATATTACTCCATGCCCTTTTTTACAACAGCATCTGAAGCTGGAGAAGTTGCTAGCAAAACCACCATTTGATCGCCCCTGGAAACAAGCCACTCTACAGGCATCTCTACAATCTGCAGCGCTACAACACTGCAGAAATGAAATTGGAGAAGTTTTTGTGCTTCTCTCGGGGGGTGAGAGGGAAACCCCGGAGATGCCCCTAGGGGCGGGATTTTGTCTTCTTTAGCTCTCCTTTTCtgatgcttgctgctgctgatgctgtaACTGGAGAAAATGCGCCTTGCTGACAAACCTTCCCTGCCAAACCAAAACACGAAAACCTTCATAAACTGCCCAAAATGTGATACATTTGGTGGTTTTGCCAGAGAAAACTGTCATCGTCTCAGGAGTCAGGTTTTTGTTGCTTACATTGACCCGAGGCCGGTAGTACCGGCTATTCTTATTTGAGGGGAGGGGAGTGCACATCTTCTGCTTGCGCTGCATCTTTAGAATGTTGCCTTCCCTGATAACAGCACTGGTACCATTCTTTGGGAACATATCACTGCCTTCATGTTTAACCTGCGATGGAAATTACACACTTGTCAGTAAGAAGAATGTTCTTCAGGTAGAAGCGACCATAAGAGATGAATGGAATGTTTGTATTGTAATGTAACTGGCCTTCAGCTGTTCAGCATGTTGATGTAACACACATCATCAATAATAACAATTTTCCTTTTACATGGAACAATACTGGGTTCGTATACTATTTGCAACAGCAAGTTGGGATAGGGTAGAGTCATATTCATATACCATCTGGCAGTACAATTGGACACTTTATCAATAACCTAAGACATTTGATGCTCCTAGAAACTAGAAAGAGACTCATGAATCTGAATTCGTGTTTTCTTAAAAGCACAACTGCTCCAATATTTTTGCCATTTTAATAGGGTCATTCACTCATTTGAGAAAGATCAAGTTGGTTAGAGTTTGTTGCACTAGCTCTTTCTATGATCCGAAAACAATTGGAGCTCAACCACTCTTCGATGACGAAACAGGGCATGCATACATGCCTTAAGGTACCTACTTGTACATTGTGCAAAAGTAGGTCTAGCCATCTATGGCTCATTAAAATGGTAGGAATAAACAGCAACTGCTAGGAAAGCTCAGTCACTCACATGAGAGTTTTCTTAAATTAGGAACATCTCCAGAAATGAAACATAAATGTCTGAAAGTTAGTTGTTGGATGAGCAATTTTCTGGGTAGGGATTATAAGGAGCCTTTATTAGGTTTCGATGCTAAGGAAAAGATGCTTCCTTTTTTCGCTccggcttttctttttcctcgtTGGTTTAATCATCCTTCATTCAGTTTTCTGTCTCTGAACGCCAACTTAAGAATCCAGAAATACAGAAATAGAGCAATTACTTCAGAATTCCATACTAATGGGTGAATGTACTATATGAGGACTCAAATGAAGCAGTGGAGCAGTGAACAACATTTATTTCAATAGTTCTATTTGAAATTTCCACAATGAATATTCTTCTGCTCCTTCCATAAAATTAGAAACTGCAAATAAGAGCTAAATGTGGTATGAAGAGTCAACTGGAAGAAAAGGTCCATTTGGAATTTCTTCTCCTGTTGCATTCACCTGGTATGATCAAGTATTGAGGGAGGCTAAATCCTGGTGTTTTGTAATGGccatatttacatatttcacGGACAGAAAAATTTTCTTGTAAGAGACTCTCTACTGACTAGAAATGTAGATGGACTCAGGTCAGGATTTTCAATCGTTGATGGTATGAAAACCGCAGATGATCTAATCTTCTACTGATACGAAACAAATTCTCTTTATCAGATGATATGGATAACAAACATAATgcaggtttcaaacaactccagCCATTTTTGTCTTGAACTGTAATAAAGATCATTTTATCTAAAGAAGCTAGGAATACTTACCACCACATGAGCAGAAGACAATGGTAGGTCAGATGCATTGCGGTCAGCGAACACTGAGCCTCTGCCGCACCATGCCTTGAGCACCCGCTCAGTGTTCAACCTCAGCCCCAATCCTGTCTTTGGCAATGCCAAAACTCCAGTACCACCATTGGCAAAGTCAGGAGTCCATTCCTCTTCTTTCTTGCAATGCTCAGTGGCCACATCCTTATATAAGGAATCCAATAACTTCTTcttactcttcttcttctccaaaacTGTTGGTTTTGCCAccaatggtggtggtggtggcggcggggcaatGTCTTTCACTGGTATGGCCGGGCACATCCACCATTCAGGATTGACATTATGCCGCTTTAGCGCTTGGTTGATGCTGCGCTGATCATGCCTGAAGCTGAGCCCCAGCAACATGAGGTTCCTGAGGTATGGGTGTATCTTGGAACTGGGCATGTTGGAGTTGGTGCTggaagctgctgctgcattgTTTTCCATGGATAGCTTGCCCATGATGCCGTCAATGCCCTCCGCCGCGCTCTCATCAACGCCACACAGAATGGAATCAGCGTCGAAGCTGTCATCGTCGTCGAAGTCGAGCTCCCCGggctcgtccgccgccgcggcgtcggggGTCGCGGGGGACGGCGCCGGGTCGCGAAACTCGCTGAAGACGCTGCTCacgccggccggcgacgggcagcTCTTGGCGGGGACGGGGCTCATCGGCATCGGCATCGGCGGtgtctgcggcggcggcaggtcgcGGAGGAGGAACGCGGCCTGGTCGAGGACGGGGAACGGCGGGAGGAGGTCGGAGCAGCCGGGGTCGTCGGCGAGGGCGGaggcgaggccgaggaggcggggcggcgccgcctcggGCCCCATGGCGGCGGGGAAGACGGAGGGATACATGGaggcgagcagcgccgccgcctcg
It includes:
- the LOC101755552 gene encoding probable aminodeoxychorismate synthase, chloroplastic isoform X2 — protein: MAALRLPAPPAARWAPLPSQVSAPAAAAATAVARRVRPPRRLVALRAKGEETPETPEPPVRTLLIDNYDSYTYNIFQELSVVNGVPPVVVRNDEWTWKDVFNRVYKDRAFDNIVISPGPGSPACPGDIGVCLRILLECGDIPILGVCLGHQALGFIHGAKIVHAPEAIHGRLSEIEHDGCYLFKCVPSGRNSGFKVVRYHSLVIEAGSLSDDLMPIAWTASPNLLSYLESDRTDVSPFLGSLDNNFMAIPLEHSISCGELSNISNDNASESDGSRVIMAIRHSSRPHYGVQFHPESVATHYGRQIFQNFKKMTRDFGLHSSWLQETKVHSIDISVVPQVNSAGQCGSVSHDLLHTERLELQEPNGACMLAQRAIGKKCLRLRWKKIDRFLCSSVGSEDIFTALFGHQSGEDTFWLDSSSVDQNRARFSFMGGKGGSLWKQMTFHLSGQRANCGGTLIIRDACGSTANNFIKEGFLEFLNKEMQSIEYNEKDYEGLPFDFHGGFVGYLGYGLKVECGASSNKAKSSTPDACFFFADNTVVVDHSNGDVYILSLHDEFSSSNGDGTCRNSTHNSWLVETEKKLLRLGAMPPGLLINGKAYAISSNVNKQSFVVEKSKDQYIRDVQSCLDYIRDGESYELCFTTQMKRRVDYINALQLYLKLRKQNPAPYAAWLNFSSENLSICCSSPERFLRLDRSKTLEAKPIKGTIARGRTPEEDECLRLQLQYSEKDQAENLMIVDLLRNDLGKVCEPGSVHVPRLMDVESYKAVHTMVSTVRGTKKSNLSPVDCVKAAFPGGSMTGAPKVRSMEILDSLESSPRGIYSGSIGFFSYNHTFDLNIVIRTVILHNGEATVGAGGAIVAMSDPEAEYDEMMLKARAPTKVVEGCSQTVYSSDRSESMQATTS
- the LOC101755552 gene encoding probable aminodeoxychorismate synthase, chloroplastic isoform X3; this translates as MAALRLPAPPAARWAPLPSQVSAPAAAAATAVARRVRPPRRLVALRAKGEETPETPEPPVRTLLIDNYDSYTYNIFQELSVVNGVPPVVVRNDEWTWKDVFNRVYKDRAFDNIVISPGPGSPACPGDIGVCLRILLECGDIPILGVCLGHQALGFIHGAKIVHAPEAIHGRLSEIEHDGCYLFKCVPSGRNSGFKVVRYHSLVIEAGSLSDDLMPIAWTASPNLLSYLESDRTDVSPFLGSLDNNFMAIPLEHSISCGELSNISNDNASESDGSRVIMAIRHSSRPHYGVQFHPESVATHYGRQIFQNFKKMTRDFGLHSSWLQETKVNSAGQCGSVSHDLLHTERLELQEPNGACMLAQRAIGKKCLRLRWKKIDRFLCSSVGSEDIFTALFGHQSGEDTFWLDSSSVDQNRARFSFMGGKGGSLWKQMTFHLSGQRANCGGTLIIRDACGSTANNFIKEGFLEFLNKEMQSIEYNEKDYEGLPFDFHGGFVGYLGYGLKVECGASSNKAKSSTPDACFFFADNTVVVDHSNGDVYILSLHDEFSSSNGDGTCRNSTHNSWLVETEKKLLRLGAMPPGLLINGKAYAISSNVNKQSFVVEKSKDQYIRDVQSCLDYIRDGESYELCFTTQMKRRVDYINALQLYLKLRKQNPAPYAAWLNFSSENLSICCSSPERFLRLDRSKTLEAKPIKGTIARGRTPEEDECLRLQLQYSEKDQAENLMIVDLLRNDLGKVCEPGSVHVPRLMDVESYKAVHTMVSTVRGTKKSNLSPVDCVKAAFPGGSMTGAPKVRSMEILDSLESSPRGIYSGSIGFFSYNHTFDLNIVIRTVILHNGEATVGAGGAIVAMSDPEAEYDEMMLKARAPTKVVEGCSQTVYSSDRSESMQATTS
- the LOC101755552 gene encoding probable aminodeoxychorismate synthase, chloroplastic isoform X1 — encoded protein: MAALRLPAPPAARWAPLPSQVSAPAAAAATAVARRVRPPRRLVALRAKGEETPETPEPPVRTLLIDNYDSYTYNIFQELSVVNGVPPVVVRNDEWTWKDVFNRVYKDRAFDNIVISPGPGSPACPGDIGVCLRILLECGDIPILGVCLGHQALGFIHGAKIVHAPEAIHGRLSEIEHDGCYLFKCVPSGRNSGFKVVRYHSLVIEAGSLSDDLMPIAWTASPNLLSYLESDRTDVSPFLGSLDNNFMAIPLEHSISCGELSNISNDNASESDGSRVIMAIRHSSRPHYGVQFHPESVATHYGRQIFQNFKKMTRDFGLHSSWLQETKVHSIGKLEKSQVNSAGQCGSVSHDLLHTERLELQEPNGACMLAQRAIGKKCLRLRWKKIDRFLCSSVGSEDIFTALFGHQSGEDTFWLDSSSVDQNRARFSFMGGKGGSLWKQMTFHLSGQRANCGGTLIIRDACGSTANNFIKEGFLEFLNKEMQSIEYNEKDYEGLPFDFHGGFVGYLGYGLKVECGASSNKAKSSTPDACFFFADNTVVVDHSNGDVYILSLHDEFSSSNGDGTCRNSTHNSWLVETEKKLLRLGAMPPGLLINGKAYAISSNVNKQSFVVEKSKDQYIRDVQSCLDYIRDGESYELCFTTQMKRRVDYINALQLYLKLRKQNPAPYAAWLNFSSENLSICCSSPERFLRLDRSKTLEAKPIKGTIARGRTPEEDECLRLQLQYSEKDQAENLMIVDLLRNDLGKVCEPGSVHVPRLMDVESYKAVHTMVSTVRGTKKSNLSPVDCVKAAFPGGSMTGAPKVRSMEILDSLESSPRGIYSGSIGFFSYNHTFDLNIVIRTVILHNGEATVGAGGAIVAMSDPEAEYDEMMLKARAPTKVVEGCSQTVYSSDRSESMQATTS
- the LOC101763382 gene encoding protein CHLOROPLAST IMPORT APPARATUS 2, encoding MASSCIPAGLRLDLEMVKAAGAAAAAPRPAHSAAASSTLSEASNASSSSATSSVASLSLKRPRTPRKRPNQTYNEAAALLASMYPSVFPAAMGPEAAPPRLLGLASALADDPGCSDLLPPFPVLDQAAFLLRDLPPPQTPPMPMPMSPVPAKSCPSPAGVSSVFSEFRDPAPSPATPDAAAADEPGELDFDDDDSFDADSILCGVDESAAEGIDGIMGKLSMENNAAAASSTNSNMPSSKIHPYLRNLMLLGLSFRHDQRSINQALKRHNVNPEWWMCPAIPVKDIAPPPPPPPLVAKPTVLEKKKSKKKLLDSLYKDVATEHCKKEEEWTPDFANGGTGVLALPKTGLGLRLNTERVLKAWCGRGSVFADRNASDLPLSSAHVVVKHEGSDMFPKNGTSAVIREGNILKMQRKQKMCTPLPSNKNSRYYRPRVNGRFVSKAHFLQLQHQQQQASEKES